In Humulus lupulus chromosome 6, drHumLupu1.1, whole genome shotgun sequence, a single genomic region encodes these proteins:
- the LOC133781820 gene encoding GATA transcription factor 5-like: protein MEGMEAKALRPSLRGELAQFELFDEIYCSTTNINNGAGLSCVPSEDFSIDELLNLQNGEFEDGSVEEEEEEEEKYSLCVDEESLNVSGGFTGAGDSESALTSELAVLDDDLAELEWVSHFVDDSFSDFSLLHPIGKQRTELHSENRFEQPEPTRTGTSPTCFPSVPVKTRTKRARPTTQSWSRSNSLSPLTESSTSSSSSVASSPSSASFSSTPCLIFTNTVQAVEFLPSLSEPASKKQKKKPAVQTGAAPVGPQFQRRCSHCLVQKTPQWRTGPLGPKTLCNACGVRFKSGRLFPEYRPACSPTFSSEVHSNSHRKVLEMRKKKEVVGPGSGSGLTHVISSF from the exons ATGGAAGGAATGGAGGCCAAAGCTTTGAGACCGAGTTTGAGAGGCGAGTTGGCTCAGTTTGAGCTTTTCGACGAAATTTATTGTAGTACTACTAATATTAACAACGGTGCCGGACTTTCGTGCGTTCCCAGCGAGGATTTCTCCATAGACGAGCTTCTTAACCTTCAGAATGGCGAATTTGAAGATGGGTCTGtcgaagaagaggaagaagaagaagaaaaatactcCCTTTGTGTTGATGAAGAAAGTTTAAACGTCTCCGGTGGCTTTACCGGCGCCGGTGACTCTGAGTCTGCCCTCACCAGCGAACTCGCCGTTCTG GACGATGATTTAGCAGAACTGGAATGGGTTTCTCATTTCGTGGACGATTCTTTCTCAGACTTTTCACTTCTACACCCAATTGGAAAACAGAGAACCGAACTTCATTCCGAGAACCGGTTCGAACAGCCGGAACCGACACGAACCGGAACGAGCCCGACGTGTTTTCCCTCAGTTCCGGTGAAAACCAGGACCAAACGAGCTCGACCCACCACTCAGTCGTGGTCACGCAGTAACTCACTGAGTCCACTCACCGAGTCTTCGACGTCGTCGTCTTCGTCGGTAGCTTCGTCGCCATCGTCAGCCTCGTTCTCCTCAACCCCTTGTCTCATATTCACTAACACGGTTCAGGCCGTGGAGTTCTTACCAAGCTTGAGTGAACCGGCGAGtaaaaaacaaaagaagaagCCAGCGGTTCAGACCGGAGCAGCTCCGGTTGGACCACAGTTTCAGCGTCGGTGCAGCCATTGTCTGGTCCAGAAGACACCTCAGTGGCGAACCGGTCCGCTCGGGCCGAAAACGCTTTGTAACGCGTGTGGGGTCCGGTTCAAGTCAGGGCGGCTCTTTCCCGAGTATAGACCGGCTTGTAGTCCGACCTTTTCAAGTGAGGTGCATTCGAATAGTCATCGGAAAGTGTTAGAAATGAGGAAAAAGAAGGAAGTGGTCGGACCCGGATCCGGTTCCGGGTTGACCCACGTAatttcaagtttttga